In Edaphobacter dinghuensis, one genomic interval encodes:
- a CDS encoding TolC family protein, with the protein MTQKFFYVLCAISMAWPSLAAQSPSPSPPAAPITLQQAVDRAVADNPSLASAREHLSAVRATMLTAEARQNPTLTLLGQGVTLPEVNNNGGNPYYYSANVSRLFERGQKRKWRMEGASDTAAVTESQLNDQQRQLVLSVRQAFTNMLAAKAALGIAEENLTDYRKTVDLSKQRLDAGDITRTDFERIDLQQAQFEADDDTARLNLQQASAQLQQLFGVDHPSPTFDITGTLEPPQLTLTMADAETRALAARPDYQAAKQSLLLAQANQHFAIANGTADPTLASEYERSGADNTFGVSLSIPLRIFDRNQGEKERTRYEVDSSRLAVVAARTQVVSDVDQAWYALDTAQQQAVRYNTHYLAEAGRVRDNLQFSYRNGNSTLLDYLDALRDYRSIHLSSLNANVQVWLAIHQLSYATATDIIP; encoded by the coding sequence ATGACGCAGAAATTTTTCTACGTGCTGTGCGCCATTTCGATGGCATGGCCGTCTCTCGCAGCTCAATCGCCGTCTCCTTCGCCGCCCGCTGCACCGATTACGCTGCAGCAGGCGGTCGATCGCGCCGTAGCTGACAATCCCTCGCTGGCCTCGGCCCGCGAGCATCTCTCTGCGGTGCGCGCCACCATGCTTACCGCAGAGGCGCGGCAGAATCCGACGCTGACGTTGCTGGGCCAGGGCGTTACGCTGCCCGAGGTCAACAACAACGGCGGCAACCCTTATTACTATTCGGCCAATGTCTCGCGGCTGTTCGAGCGCGGACAGAAGCGGAAATGGCGGATGGAAGGCGCAAGCGATACGGCGGCGGTGACCGAGAGTCAGTTGAACGATCAGCAGCGGCAGCTTGTGTTGAGCGTGCGGCAGGCCTTCACCAACATGCTGGCCGCGAAGGCCGCGCTGGGCATCGCCGAAGAGAACCTCACCGACTATCGCAAGACGGTGGACCTGAGCAAACAGCGTCTCGATGCGGGTGACATTACGCGTACCGACTTCGAGCGGATCGACTTGCAACAGGCGCAGTTCGAGGCCGACGACGACACTGCGCGGCTGAACCTGCAACAGGCCAGCGCACAGTTGCAGCAGTTGTTCGGTGTGGATCATCCTTCGCCGACGTTCGACATTACCGGTACGCTGGAGCCGCCGCAGCTCACGCTGACGATGGCCGATGCCGAGACGCGCGCGCTGGCTGCGCGGCCTGATTATCAGGCGGCGAAGCAGTCGTTATTGCTGGCGCAGGCGAACCAGCACTTCGCCATCGCCAACGGCACCGCCGATCCTACTCTCGCGAGCGAGTACGAGCGCAGCGGCGCCGACAACACCTTCGGCGTCAGTCTCTCAATTCCGCTGCGCATCTTCGACCGCAATCAAGGAGAGAAGGAGCGCACGCGCTACGAGGTGGACTCCAGCCGGTTGGCTGTTGTGGCCGCACGGACGCAGGTTGTCTCCGATGTCGATCAGGCGTGGTACGCGCTCGACACGGCGCAGCAGCAGGCGGTTCGCTACAACACACACTATCTGGCCGAGGCAGGCCGCGTGCGCGACAACCTGCAGTTCAGCTATCGCAACGGAAACTCGACGCTGCTCGATTATCTCGACGCTCTGCGCGACTACCGTTCTATCCATCTCAGCAGCCTTAACGCCAACGTTCAGGTGTGGCTTGCCATTCACCAACTCAGCTACGCGACCGCGACGGACATCATCCCATGA
- a CDS encoding efflux RND transporter periplasmic adaptor subunit — translation MTISSKRFKTFKPRIEILSVLALSVLPLTACKHTPPAAEQQPTNVGVETAVVHPTVSTDYLEVPAHIMADPAHVVHIYPPLSGRIFGLTILPGQNVVKGQMIAQLQSNDIAVARSDFEKAKIEVIRADGALARGKLLLAHDVLSKADFAELQATDDVAHSQMEQARQHIHELGFAENSTADTVALRAPISGAVLDIGTATGEMQRSLDNATSIATIANLDTVWVVGDIFEKDLASVRPGRTVDIVVPAYPDLKLTGRIDNISDALDPTTHTLKVRVVLPNPKHQLKSDMFATIRIAGAPHQTFILPATAVLHEADRTFVFVANASGGFDQRAVTVGRTLDSGTVKNIEVLSGLNDGEKVVTAGGALLRPTSGD, via the coding sequence ATGACGATTTCTTCCAAGAGATTCAAGACATTTAAGCCACGCATTGAAATCCTGTCAGTCCTTGCACTCTCTGTGCTGCCCCTGACGGCCTGCAAGCATACGCCGCCCGCGGCTGAGCAGCAGCCCACCAACGTCGGTGTTGAGACTGCCGTCGTTCACCCGACCGTGAGCACGGACTACCTCGAAGTTCCGGCGCACATCATGGCCGACCCGGCGCACGTCGTCCACATCTATCCGCCGCTCAGCGGACGCATCTTCGGCCTCACCATTTTGCCCGGGCAAAATGTGGTGAAGGGACAGATGATCGCGCAGTTGCAGAGCAACGATATCGCCGTCGCCCGCTCGGACTTCGAGAAGGCAAAGATCGAGGTGATCCGCGCTGACGGCGCGCTCGCTCGCGGCAAGCTGCTGCTGGCGCACGATGTGCTCTCGAAGGCGGACTTCGCCGAGCTCCAGGCGACCGACGATGTTGCGCACTCGCAGATGGAGCAGGCACGGCAACACATCCACGAGCTTGGCTTCGCCGAGAACAGCACTGCCGACACGGTGGCGCTGCGTGCGCCGATCTCTGGCGCGGTACTCGATATCGGCACGGCGACCGGCGAGATGCAGCGCTCGCTCGATAATGCGACGTCGATTGCCACGATCGCCAATCTCGATACGGTGTGGGTGGTCGGCGACATCTTCGAGAAAGATTTGGCCTCGGTTCGCCCCGGCAGGACGGTCGATATCGTTGTTCCTGCTTACCCTGATCTAAAGCTGACGGGACGCATCGACAACATCTCCGACGCACTCGACCCAACGACGCACACGCTGAAGGTGCGCGTGGTGCTGCCCAATCCGAAGCATCAATTGAAGTCTGATATGTTTGCCACCATTCGCATCGCTGGCGCTCCGCATCAGACATTCATTCTGCCTGCGACGGCGGTGCTGCATGAGGCTGATAGAACCTTCGTCTTTGTCGCGAATGCGTCGGGAGGATTCGATCAGCGCGCTGTGACCGTGGGTCGCACGCTCGATTCGGGCACGGTGAAGAACATCGAGGTCCTTAGCGGTCTCAACGACGGCGAGAAGGTCGTCACAGCCGGCGGCGCTCTGCTGCGCCCCACGAGCGGAGACTAA
- a CDS encoding efflux RND transporter permease subunit, with the protein MQPLIRLFIRYRAIILILFFVMLALGGFLVTRLDIEAYPDPSPPLVEIITQNPSWSAEEMEQQVTVPVETTINGTPHLSQVRSISIFGLSDVKLYFDFDSDSFRDRQEVLNRLQTLTLPNNLQPQLSPWSPIGEIYRYQLVGRGYTLNEIKATQDWLVRRELKEVPGVIDITTFGGTTRQYQIEADPNKLLSYGVTLPQVINAVQSSNANAGGNYLQLGNQNVNVRSVGQVHTIADIGAIVVAEKNGTPVTVNDIGKVSEGFQPRLGQVGRDKQNDIVLGIVLLQKDEKSLPTLKALKEKIASLNSGSLLPPGMHISTIYDRTTLINQTTHTVREIIITGLILVTLVLLSMLGDLRITFIAAVTIPFAVLFAFGMMVLAGRSANLISIGAIDFGILVDASIIVLESIYRKLSRRIEGEETGELIVEGVTDAARPVLFSTGIIVVAFIPLFTMQGVAGQIFSPMSVTYGFALLGALLFALVFAPVLGYLTAPTVQKVGDGYTWLSRSLRHIYEKALHHTLRFPKTIWVGAAAMLLAGVLCFIFVGGEFMPPLEEGNLWIRATLPQDISFDTAAKMADQIRAVIAESPEVTQTVSQMGRPDDGTDVSTFNNIEVSVSLKPADKWRPGLTKPELINEMNNRLSRFPGIELNFSQNIQDNVEEAMSGVKGENSLKLFGDDFDTLTSLADKIETVMKSVPGVADVGVFKVGGQPSLIIQTDRAKAARYGVLSADINAAVQAAIGGAPITQVIQGDRRFDLTVRYPEADRSSPDAIRAILIPTADGGSIPLGQVADVSIREGSFMIYREGGRRYIPIKFSVRGRDLSTTISDLQGRLKQQVKLPTGYDYTWAGEFDSLKKEQRRLAVIIPISLAIIVVLLYIQFNTWKDAFIIIATLPFAAVGGAASLFVTHTPFSISAAVGFTSLIGVATLGAVVFMSGVRRAQRESITEDGRTDKGLEEGCIDEMRPVVMACLAAGLGLLPASLSNGIGAQAQQPLARVVVGGMITTIIAILFILPLLLRQKPKRREDEA; encoded by the coding sequence GTGCAGCCACTGATTCGTCTCTTCATCCGCTATCGCGCCATCATTCTGATCCTGTTCTTCGTCATGCTCGCCCTTGGCGGCTTCCTGGTGACACGCCTCGATATTGAAGCGTATCCCGACCCCTCACCACCGCTGGTCGAGATCATCACGCAGAACCCGTCGTGGTCTGCCGAAGAGATGGAGCAGCAGGTCACCGTGCCGGTTGAAACCACCATCAACGGCACGCCGCACTTGAGCCAGGTGCGCTCCATCAGCATCTTCGGCCTCTCCGACGTGAAGCTCTACTTCGACTTCGATAGCGACAGCTTCCGCGACCGGCAGGAAGTGCTGAACCGCTTGCAGACGCTGACGCTGCCGAATAACCTGCAGCCACAGCTCTCGCCGTGGTCGCCCATCGGCGAGATCTACCGCTATCAACTTGTGGGCCGCGGCTACACGCTCAACGAAATTAAAGCCACGCAGGACTGGCTGGTTCGCCGCGAGCTGAAGGAGGTTCCCGGCGTCATCGACATCACCACCTTCGGCGGAACGACGCGACAATATCAGATCGAGGCCGATCCCAATAAGCTGTTGAGCTACGGCGTCACGCTGCCGCAGGTCATCAATGCGGTGCAGTCGTCGAACGCGAACGCGGGCGGCAACTACTTGCAGCTCGGCAATCAAAACGTCAACGTGCGCTCCGTTGGACAGGTACACACGATTGCCGATATCGGTGCAATCGTCGTCGCAGAGAAGAACGGTACGCCGGTTACGGTCAACGATATCGGCAAGGTGAGCGAGGGCTTCCAGCCGCGGCTGGGACAGGTCGGACGCGACAAGCAGAACGACATCGTGCTCGGCATTGTGCTGTTGCAGAAAGATGAGAAGTCGCTGCCGACGCTGAAGGCACTGAAGGAAAAGATTGCGAGCCTCAACTCTGGCAGCCTTCTGCCGCCGGGCATGCACATCAGCACTATCTACGACCGCACCACACTCATCAACCAGACGACGCATACCGTTCGCGAGATCATCATCACCGGCCTCATTTTGGTGACGCTGGTGTTGCTGTCGATGCTGGGCGATCTGCGCATCACGTTCATTGCGGCGGTCACGATTCCGTTCGCTGTGCTGTTCGCCTTCGGCATGATGGTGCTTGCGGGACGCTCCGCGAATTTGATCTCGATTGGTGCCATCGACTTCGGCATTCTTGTCGATGCATCGATCATCGTGCTCGAAAGCATCTATCGAAAGCTGTCACGGCGCATCGAAGGTGAAGAGACGGGCGAGCTGATCGTCGAAGGCGTCACCGACGCGGCGCGGCCTGTGCTGTTTTCGACCGGCATCATCGTCGTGGCGTTCATTCCACTGTTCACCATGCAGGGCGTAGCCGGGCAGATCTTCTCGCCCATGTCGGTGACTTACGGATTCGCCTTGCTCGGCGCGCTGTTGTTCGCGCTCGTCTTCGCGCCGGTGCTCGGCTACCTGACTGCGCCGACGGTACAGAAGGTTGGCGACGGCTACACGTGGCTGAGCCGTTCGCTGCGCCACATCTATGAAAAAGCGCTGCACCACACGCTGCGCTTTCCCAAGACGATCTGGGTGGGCGCGGCGGCGATGCTGCTGGCCGGTGTACTCTGCTTCATCTTTGTCGGCGGCGAGTTTATGCCTCCGCTTGAAGAAGGCAACCTGTGGATTCGCGCCACGCTGCCGCAGGACATCTCCTTCGATACGGCGGCGAAGATGGCCGACCAGATTCGCGCCGTCATCGCCGAGTCGCCCGAGGTGACGCAGACCGTCTCGCAGATGGGCCGCCCTGACGACGGCACTGATGTCAGCACCTTCAACAACATTGAAGTTTCAGTCTCGTTGAAGCCCGCCGATAAGTGGCGGCCCGGGCTGACCAAGCCTGAGCTGATCAACGAGATGAACAACCGCCTCTCGCGCTTTCCCGGCATCGAGCTGAACTTCTCACAGAACATTCAGGACAACGTGGAAGAGGCCATGTCGGGCGTGAAGGGCGAGAACTCGCTGAAGCTCTTCGGCGACGACTTCGACACGCTGACCAGCCTTGCCGACAAGATCGAGACGGTGATGAAGTCCGTACCCGGCGTCGCTGACGTCGGCGTCTTCAAGGTGGGCGGGCAGCCGTCGCTCATCATTCAGACCGACCGCGCCAAGGCCGCTCGCTATGGTGTGTTGTCGGCTGATATCAACGCGGCGGTGCAGGCGGCCATCGGCGGCGCGCCGATCACGCAGGTCATTCAGGGTGATCGCCGCTTCGACCTGACGGTACGCTACCCTGAGGCCGACCGCAGCAGTCCTGATGCGATTCGCGCCATCCTCATCCCCACCGCCGACGGCGGCAGCATACCGCTCGGGCAGGTGGCCGATGTGAGCATTCGCGAAGGCAGCTTCATGATCTATCGCGAGGGAGGACGCCGCTACATTCCGATTAAATTCAGCGTGCGCGGACGCGATCTCTCGACCACCATCAGCGATCTGCAAGGCAGGCTCAAGCAGCAGGTGAAGCTGCCGACCGGATACGACTACACGTGGGCAGGCGAGTTCGATTCGCTGAAGAAAGAGCAGCGACGGCTTGCTGTGATAATCCCGATCTCGCTGGCGATCATCGTGGTGCTGCTCTACATTCAGTTCAATACCTGGAAGGACGCGTTCATTATTATCGCCACGCTTCCATTTGCAGCTGTTGGCGGAGCGGCGTCGCTGTTCGTGACGCATACGCCGTTCAGCATCTCGGCAGCGGTCGGCTTCACGTCGCTGATCGGCGTGGCCACGCTGGGCGCGGTCGTCTTTATGTCAGGCGTGCGCCGCGCACAGCGCGAGAGCATCACCGAAGATGGACGCACCGACAAGGGGCTCGAAGAGGGCTGCATCGACGAGATGCGTCCGGTGGTGATGGCGTGCCTCGCGGCTGGACTTGGCCTGTTGCCCGCGTCGCTGTCGAACGGCATCGGAGCGCAGGCGCAACAGCCGCTGGCCCGCGTTGTGGTGGGTGGCATGATCACGACGATCATTGCCATCCTCTTTATTCTTCCGCTGCTGCTGCGTCAGAAGCCGAAGCGCAGGGAGGACGAAGCGTAA
- a CDS encoding glycoside hydrolase family 130 protein: MPPQIKLSAARQIAKAAALLVVLGSTLAFGQQSWTIGPFHRPVTTPVIMPNAQSVFFDPLRQQPVHWEASNTFNPAAIVRNGKIYVLYRAEDDSGPKVIGMHTSRLGLATSGDGVHFTRSGAPVFYPADDAQKDREWPGGVEDPRVVEAPDGSYVLTYTQWNRKSTSIGVATSKDLVHWTKYGPVFPPSDRAAFHSYKSSGIVTQLVNGRLIAARINNKFWMYWGEVEIHLATSPDLIHWTALEDANGDPIVLLKRRDGLFDSGFPEVGPPAVVTKNGIVLLYNGKNGAAHGAAGIDPGAYSVGEALFSADDPAKLLKRTDAPVFRPELPFERSGQYPTGTTFAEGLVYFKGRWMLYYGCADSFVGVAVAENPAP; the protein is encoded by the coding sequence ATGCCGCCGCAAATAAAACTCTCCGCAGCCAGACAGATCGCAAAAGCCGCAGCGCTACTCGTCGTGTTGGGTTCCACTCTCGCGTTCGGCCAGCAGAGTTGGACCATCGGCCCGTTTCATCGCCCCGTCACCACGCCGGTCATCATGCCGAATGCGCAGTCGGTCTTCTTCGATCCGCTGCGGCAGCAGCCTGTGCACTGGGAGGCGTCGAACACCTTCAACCCTGCGGCCATCGTGCGCAACGGAAAGATCTACGTGCTCTATCGCGCCGAAGACGATAGCGGCCCCAAGGTCATCGGCATGCACACCTCGCGACTGGGGCTGGCCACAAGCGGCGACGGCGTTCACTTCACGCGCAGCGGCGCGCCCGTCTTCTATCCCGCCGACGATGCGCAGAAAGACCGCGAATGGCCGGGCGGCGTCGAAGATCCCCGCGTGGTCGAGGCTCCCGACGGCAGCTATGTGCTGACCTACACGCAGTGGAACCGCAAGTCCACCAGCATCGGCGTCGCAACCTCGAAGGACCTCGTTCACTGGACGAAGTACGGGCCTGTGTTTCCGCCGAGCGATCGCGCAGCGTTTCACAGCTACAAGTCCTCAGGTATTGTCACGCAGCTTGTGAACGGACGCCTCATCGCCGCACGCATCAACAACAAGTTCTGGATGTACTGGGGCGAGGTAGAGATTCATCTGGCGACATCGCCCGACCTCATCCACTGGACCGCGCTAGAAGACGCGAACGGCGATCCCATTGTGCTGCTCAAGCGTCGCGATGGGCTCTTCGACAGCGGCTTTCCCGAGGTCGGCCCTCCGGCGGTCGTGACGAAGAACGGCATCGTGCTCTTGTACAACGGCAAAAATGGTGCAGCGCATGGCGCAGCAGGAATCGATCCCGGTGCGTACTCGGTTGGTGAAGCGCTCTTCTCTGCGGACGATCCAGCGAAGTTGCTCAAGCGCACCGACGCGCCCGTCTTTCGGCCCGAGCTGCCGTTCGAACGCAGCGGGCAGTATCCCACGGGAACGACCTTCGCCGAAGGGCTCGTCTACTTCAAGGGTAGGTGGATGCTCTACTATGGCTGCGCCGACTCATTCGTCGGAGTCGCCGTTGCGGAAAACCCTGCGCCGTAA